A DNA window from Roseofilum capinflatum BLCC-M114 contains the following coding sequences:
- a CDS encoding photosystem I reaction center subunit II PsaD, giving the protein MSETLTGQAPLFGGSTGGLLTKASVEEKYAITWTSPKAQVFEMPTGGAATMQEGENLLYLARKEQCLALAYRQLRPKFKINDYKIYRVYPNGEVQYLHPADGVFPEKVNEGREFVGKIDRNIGSNPEPATLKFSGKQPYEV; this is encoded by the coding sequence ATGAGTGAGACACTGACCGGACAAGCGCCCTTATTTGGCGGCAGCACTGGTGGACTACTCACCAAAGCATCAGTAGAAGAAAAGTACGCCATCACTTGGACATCCCCCAAAGCTCAAGTCTTTGAGATGCCCACTGGCGGTGCAGCCACCATGCAAGAAGGCGAAAACCTTCTGTATCTGGCTCGCAAGGAACAATGCTTGGCCCTAGCCTATCGCCAACTGCGGCCCAAATTTAAGATCAATGACTATAAAATCTACCGGGTTTATCCCAACGGTGAAGTTCAGTATCTTCATCCCGCAGATGGCGTGTTCCCTGAAAAAGTGAACGAAGGGCGGGAATTTGTGGGTAAAATTGACCGCAATATCGGCAGTAACCCGGAACCAGCCACCCTCAAATTTAGTGGCAAACAACCTTACGAGGTTTAA
- a CDS encoding DICT sensory domain-containing protein translates to MSNYTSVLADLLQRLPELRSQIYFKPSLTALSHAMEDQVLAGGDRPLVIANFQRERFYRQESHRYRRIAQQTDQVYILAAPETEFKSASQEYETIAFDLQDELKHEWHLVIIGQQYATCLICRERDPLGMGLPELPLMTMDQARRFEGIWTFDRQVCEEAAHALLSRILDYRPELATKIEQAQTRITQAPACQITHLDPAPFAERLVTYLQAGQYKLVKAYTAIANQEKKERLVNSITDAIRRSLDPEEIFQIAAKELGQAMESCRCLIYPCKATQKQVTIEYEYINSRKLSSLKGETWPLTEHPLFSQVVEQHYHAYLSNLNRDTLNHPTLRDQLTPAKMHSWLMVPVLYKEELLGMIEIHHCGDSAYTWASSQLEMVQAIASQIGVALIQAQAYANLEDLNQQLEALDRTTRNLIAITGHELRTPLSTIQVCLESLASEPDMPQDLRQVMLNTALDDAERLRELIQDFLTLSRLESGSVDWNPEPLPLQECIDLAISSIRSHQPNQELPQIITHLPTQLPLVHVDGEWLVEVLSKLIDNACKFTPSQGQVTIQAILSTQSQFQDIVPPPKRPPNNRTMVLVTVEDSGRGIEPNRLETVFDRFYQEEGALRRSTGGTGLGLAICRQIVSNWGGQIWAESGGKDQGSQFRFTLPIVDKPPSPHSSKGVSSSRSRRRPPTVGRQK, encoded by the coding sequence GAGTAATTACACTTCCGTGTTGGCTGACCTCTTACAAAGGTTACCCGAACTGCGATCGCAAATTTATTTTAAGCCGTCTTTGACAGCCCTTTCCCATGCCATGGAAGACCAGGTATTGGCTGGGGGGGATCGGCCCTTAGTGATTGCCAATTTCCAGCGAGAACGGTTTTATCGCCAAGAGTCCCATCGTTATCGCCGCATTGCCCAGCAAACGGATCAGGTTTATATTCTGGCGGCTCCAGAAACGGAGTTTAAGAGCGCTTCCCAGGAGTATGAAACGATTGCCTTTGATTTACAGGATGAACTCAAGCATGAGTGGCATTTGGTGATTATTGGTCAGCAGTATGCCACTTGTTTAATTTGTCGCGAACGCGATCCATTGGGGATGGGGTTGCCGGAATTGCCGTTGATGACGATGGATCAAGCGCGACGCTTTGAGGGAATTTGGACGTTCGATCGCCAGGTGTGTGAAGAGGCAGCCCATGCCCTGCTCTCCCGAATTCTAGATTATCGTCCGGAATTAGCCACAAAGATTGAACAAGCTCAAACTCGCATTACTCAAGCTCCAGCTTGTCAAATCACTCATCTCGATCCGGCTCCCTTTGCCGAGCGCCTAGTGACCTATTTACAAGCGGGTCAATACAAACTGGTGAAGGCCTATACGGCGATCGCCAACCAAGAAAAAAAAGAACGCCTCGTCAACTCGATCACCGATGCCATTCGCCGCTCCCTCGATCCCGAAGAAATCTTTCAGATAGCGGCCAAAGAACTCGGCCAAGCCATGGAGAGCTGTCGCTGCCTCATTTACCCCTGTAAAGCCACCCAAAAGCAAGTCACCATTGAATATGAGTACATCAATTCTCGAAAACTCTCGTCTCTGAAAGGGGAAACTTGGCCTCTCACAGAGCATCCCCTGTTCTCCCAGGTAGTTGAGCAACATTACCACGCTTACCTGAGTAACTTAAACCGGGATACCCTCAATCACCCCACCCTCAGAGATCAACTCACCCCGGCTAAAATGCACTCCTGGTTAATGGTTCCCGTACTCTACAAAGAGGAACTCCTGGGAATGATTGAAATTCACCACTGTGGAGATAGTGCCTATACTTGGGCATCGAGTCAACTGGAAATGGTACAGGCGATCGCCTCCCAAATTGGAGTCGCCCTCATCCAAGCCCAAGCCTATGCCAACCTCGAAGACCTCAACCAACAACTCGAAGCCCTCGACCGCACCACCCGCAACCTGATCGCCATCACTGGCCACGAACTCCGCACCCCCCTATCCACCATTCAAGTCTGCCTAGAAAGTTTAGCCAGCGAACCGGACATGCCCCAGGATTTGCGCCAGGTGATGCTCAATACCGCCCTAGACGATGCCGAACGACTGCGAGAACTGATTCAAGATTTTCTCACCTTATCTCGCCTGGAAAGTGGCTCGGTAGACTGGAACCCGGAACCCCTACCCTTACAAGAATGTATTGACTTAGCCATCAGTAGCATCCGAAGCCATCAACCCAACCAAGAATTACCCCAAATTATTACCCATCTCCCCACCCAACTTCCCCTGGTTCACGTCGATGGAGAATGGTTAGTCGAAGTTTTATCCAAACTGATCGATAATGCCTGTAAATTCACCCCCTCCCAAGGACAAGTCACCATCCAAGCCATATTGAGTACCCAAAGCCAATTTCAGGATATTGTCCCTCCCCCAAAACGCCCCCCAAATAACCGAACCATGGTTTTAGTGACGGTTGAAGATAGCGGTCGCGGCATTGAACCTAACCGCCTAGAAACGGTCTTCGATCGCTTTTATCAAGAAGAAGGGGCCCTGCGCCGCAGTACCGGGGGGACAGGTCTCGGTTTAGCCATTTGCCGTCAAATTGTCAGCAACTGGGGGGGACAGATTTGGGCTGAGTCTGGAGGGAAAGATCAAGGGAGTCAATTCCGCTTCACCCTGCCTATTGTTGATAAACCCCCCTCTCCCCACTCCTCCAAAGGCGTTAGTTCTTCCCGTTCCCGTCGCCGACCGCCAACAGTTGGGCGACAAAAATAA